In Hydrogenoanaerobacterium saccharovorans, a single window of DNA contains:
- a CDS encoding Ger(x)C family spore germination protein — protein MLKKISVFFMATLFMLLFCGCWNYTEVDQQANVSGIAIDKGQNGKKYHITAEIMSMETSGGKAGVKTELVESDGNTLFETIRKAAAITSEKLYFGHCKVLIISKNMAESEMVPILDTIMRDPELRLTMEVVISKTSTAKELLMLKPIMNPILSYEMDDTLETNQKVLFESSKTKVYQFVNTLGTDGICPIAPAFETVNTSKNASTGKLSGVAVFNKEKMVGFLNEDDAKSVLFVQNKIKNAALSIKIDEQKNIFFSTEIIENKTQIIPEKKDGELIFNIEVHPIVTVSEFDTDAKITLHEFEELFNTQLEQRLTEVIRKVQKEFKVDIFGLGSIIRQKKAKLWEEYGTNWDKRFETVKFNVKSKVKVRGSGTTDLYIKIGE, from the coding sequence GTGTTAAAAAAAATATCTGTTTTTTTTATGGCAACACTCTTTATGCTTTTATTTTGCGGATGCTGGAATTATACCGAGGTGGATCAGCAGGCTAATGTTTCGGGTATTGCGATTGACAAAGGGCAAAACGGTAAGAAATATCACATCACTGCAGAAATTATGAGTATGGAAACCAGCGGAGGAAAAGCAGGAGTCAAAACAGAATTGGTAGAATCTGATGGAAATACGCTATTCGAAACCATTCGAAAAGCAGCAGCCATTACCTCAGAAAAGTTGTATTTTGGGCATTGTAAAGTATTGATAATAAGCAAAAATATGGCAGAAAGCGAAATGGTACCAATTCTTGATACAATTATGCGCGACCCTGAGTTACGGCTCACTATGGAGGTTGTCATATCCAAAACCAGTACAGCGAAAGAGCTGCTGATGTTGAAGCCAATTATGAACCCCATTTTATCTTACGAAATGGATGATACTCTTGAAACAAATCAAAAAGTCCTTTTTGAGTCCAGCAAAACAAAGGTTTACCAATTTGTTAACACATTGGGGACAGACGGTATTTGCCCAATCGCCCCCGCATTTGAAACAGTAAATACAAGTAAAAATGCAAGCACAGGTAAACTTTCGGGTGTAGCAGTTTTTAACAAAGAAAAAATGGTTGGTTTTTTAAATGAAGACGATGCAAAAAGCGTTCTATTTGTTCAAAATAAAATTAAAAATGCAGCTTTATCCATAAAAATTGATGAACAAAAAAACATTTTTTTTTCGACAGAGATTATTGAGAACAAAACTCAAATAATACCAGAAAAAAAAGACGGGGAACTCATCTTTAATATAGAAGTACACCCTATTGTAACTGTAAGTGAGTTTGATACTGATGCAAAAATTACACTTCATGAGTTTGAGGAGTTATTTAATACCCAATTGGAACAACGATTAACAGAAGTAATACGCAAGGTACAAAAGGAATTTAAAGTTGATATTTTTGGGCTGGGCAGTATTATACGGCAAAAAAAGGCAAAACTTTGGGAAGAATACGGCACCAATTGGGATAAACGATTTGAGACCGTTAAATTCAACGTTAAATCTAAAGTAAAAGTACGCGGCAGCGGAACAACCGACTTATATATTAAGATTGGAGAATAA